Proteins co-encoded in one Planktothrix sp. FACHB-1365 genomic window:
- a CDS encoding radical SAM protein, translated as MTLPSKKAPTIGLVEVPALGLYDEEGHNWTALYRRNTLLSKQVLMADLQAGGFDAQLVNLKDGDCREPFGEVTWKGMNLTKAYVGRRIFDVDPDAYDAWGVTVNYTQERQVTCMTIAHLASKGKPVVVGGSDAIAEPEHYLKAGATAIVTDKSGAANWPIFDDVVGKTPREKLTGVLFADGRSYPNRTKAMSPDEWALPSVDVAQQCLGQEYSEEPFIEDLVPIGSVYPDIGCDRKCDFCQTPTYTSGFRRMSPETTLKWIARQKEAGAKCTVMGSDQFLGRVLFPEGREEVLKITKGAREIGMPLLWPNGLELRKATLGRGRNYDHTDLTPDEELIEALWGWDGKVGGFLGYIPAERPVFGRESYAKLLPWRQHCEMMRAIVRVGLPVIVYGFIIGFPDDNHDSLSRLEEAILELHQQLREINPDLEFQVASYSISPIPGTPQGENIRKSGLLRFDDPSIVGGLWTPCCDTHHLSYEEISEWQFRLAQIGKAESKLINYHGGLTKLSTAS; from the coding sequence TCAAAAAAGGCTCCGACCATTGGACTTGTGGAAGTACCCGCCCTGGGATTATATGACGAAGAGGGGCATAATTGGACGGCCTTATATCGACGGAATACTCTACTCAGTAAGCAGGTTTTAATGGCTGACTTACAAGCGGGGGGTTTCGATGCTCAATTGGTTAATCTCAAAGATGGTGATTGTCGAGAACCCTTTGGAGAAGTGACCTGGAAAGGCATGAATCTGACCAAAGCTTATGTGGGGCGACGGATTTTTGATGTCGATCCAGACGCTTATGATGCTTGGGGTGTTACCGTTAACTACACCCAAGAACGCCAAGTCACCTGTATGACCATCGCCCATCTCGCCAGTAAAGGCAAACCCGTTGTTGTGGGCGGTTCTGATGCTATTGCTGAACCCGAACATTACCTAAAAGCGGGTGCAACAGCCATCGTCACTGATAAATCCGGTGCAGCCAATTGGCCGATTTTTGACGATGTAGTGGGAAAAACGCCACGAGAAAAGCTGACGGGTGTGCTTTTTGCGGATGGTCGTTCTTATCCCAACCGTACTAAAGCCATGAGCCCCGATGAGTGGGCACTGCCATCGGTGGACGTAGCCCAGCAATGTTTGGGCCAAGAATATTCAGAAGAGCCCTTTATTGAAGACCTTGTACCCATCGGCTCAGTCTATCCTGATATTGGGTGCGATCGCAAATGTGACTTCTGCCAAACCCCAACTTACACATCAGGCTTTCGGCGGATGTCACCGGAAACCACCCTCAAATGGATTGCTCGTCAGAAGGAAGCTGGGGCAAAATGTACCGTGATGGGTTCTGATCAATTTCTCGGTCGCGTTTTGTTTCCAGAGGGACGAGAAGAAGTTCTAAAAATTACTAAAGGCGCCAGAGAAATTGGAATGCCTCTGTTGTGGCCCAATGGTTTAGAACTGAGAAAAGCGACTTTAGGCCGAGGACGCAACTACGATCATACAGACCTCACACCGGATGAAGAATTAATCGAAGCCCTTTGGGGATGGGATGGCAAAGTTGGGGGTTTTCTCGGTTATATTCCCGCCGAACGTCCGGTTTTTGGCCGAGAATCCTATGCAAAGCTTCTCCCTTGGCGGCAACATTGTGAGATGATGCGAGCCATTGTTCGAGTCGGTCTTCCGGTGATTGTCTATGGTTTTATCATTGGATTTCCTGATGACAACCATGACAGTTTATCGCGTCTTGAAGAAGCGATTTTAGAACTCCATCAACAACTCCGAGAAATTAACCCCGATTTAGAATTTCAAGTTGCTTCCTATTCCATTTCTCCCATACCCGGAACACCCCAAGGCGAAAATATCCGTAAATCGGGTTTATTGCGCTTTGATGATCCCTCAATTGTGGGGGGTTTATGGACGCCCTGTTGTGACACCCACCACCTCAGTTATGAAGAGATTTCTGAGTGGCAATTTCGATTAGCTCAAATTGGCAAAGCTGAATCTAAATTGATTAACTATCATGGCGGACTGACCAAACTATCAACCGCTAGTTAA
- a CDS encoding DUF427 domain-containing protein yields the protein MRPNPIPPQPGQESVWDYPRPAILEDTNKHLKVICKGIILAETNRGKRVLETSHPPTYYFPPEDIKLEHLIATPKKGLCEWKGRYQYYDISIGDQYINHAAWRYFEPTPDFESIQEYYGFIASLMDACYVNDEQVIPQPGDFYGGWITADIVGPFKGSPGTYGW from the coding sequence ATGAGACCTAATCCTATCCCCCCACAACCCGGTCAAGAATCCGTTTGGGATTATCCCCGTCCTGCTATTTTGGAAGATACGAATAAACATCTGAAGGTGATTTGTAAGGGGATTATTTTAGCCGAAACCAATAGAGGCAAAAGAGTCTTAGAAACTAGCCATCCTCCAACTTATTACTTTCCCCCAGAAGACATTAAATTAGAACATCTGATTGCAACACCCAAAAAAGGATTGTGTGAATGGAAAGGGCGATATCAATATTACGATATCAGCATCGGTGATCAATATATTAACCATGCCGCTTGGCGCTATTTTGAACCGACCCCCGATTTTGAGTCGATTCAAGAATACTATGGTTTTATTGCTAGTTTAATGGATGCTTGCTATGTTAACGATGAGCAAGTAATCCCTCAACCTGGGGACTTTTATGGGGGATGGATTACGGCTGATATTGTTGGGCCGTTTAAAGGTAGCCCTGGGACTTATGGATGGTAA